A genomic region of Chromatiales bacterium contains the following coding sequences:
- the rplO gene encoding 50S ribosomal protein L15 has product MRLNTIKAAPGSRPNGKRPGRGIGSGLGKTGGRGHKGQKSRSGGFHKVGFEGGQMPLQRRLPKIGFTSRAAATRAEVRLNELAKVEADVIDLAARKAAHIVPAQTEKAKVIVSGSLEKAVTVKGLGVTKGARAAIEAAGGKVED; this is encoded by the coding sequence ATGCGCCTGAATACCATCAAGGCTGCTCCGGGCAGCCGCCCCAACGGCAAGCGCCCGGGTCGTGGCATCGGCTCCGGCCTCGGCAAGACCGGTGGCCGTGGCCACAAGGGTCAGAAGTCGCGTTCCGGCGGTTTCCACAAGGTCGGTTTCGAAGGCGGCCAGATGCCGCTGCAGCGCCGCCTGCCGAAGATCGGCTTCACCTCGCGTGCCGCCGCCACCCGTGCGGAAGTGCGCCTGAACGAGCTGGCCAAGGTGGAAGCGGACGTGATCGATCTGGCGGCCCGGAAGGCGGCCCATATCGTCCCGGCGCAGACCGAGAAGGCCAAGGTGATCGTCTCCGGCAGCCTGGAAAAGGCCGTTACGGTCAAGGGCCTGGGCGTCACCAAGGGTGCACGCGCGGCCATCGAGGCGGCCGGCGGTAAGGTCGAGGACTAA
- the rplF gene encoding 50S ribosomal protein L6 — MSRVAKKPIELPSGVDVNVNGQVLSIKGPKGQFEYRIHDDVEVQKDDKVLNFAPRGGNDAFYAMAGTMRAVVNNMVTGVSQGFERKLELVGVGYRAQAQGKVLNLALGYSHPINYEVPEGITVETPSQTEVVVKGADKQVVGQVAAEIRGFRPPEPYKGKGVKYAGEQIIRKEAKKK; from the coding sequence ATGTCACGCGTAGCTAAGAAACCGATTGAACTGCCGTCCGGCGTCGATGTGAACGTCAACGGCCAGGTGCTGTCGATCAAGGGTCCCAAGGGCCAGTTCGAGTACCGCATCCACGACGACGTGGAAGTGCAGAAGGACGACAAGGTCCTCAACTTCGCGCCCCGTGGTGGCAACGATGCATTTTATGCCATGGCCGGTACCATGCGTGCCGTGGTGAACAACATGGTTACTGGCGTTAGCCAGGGCTTCGAGCGCAAGCTCGAGCTGGTCGGCGTGGGTTATCGTGCCCAGGCCCAGGGCAAGGTGCTTAACCTGGCGCTGGGTTATTCGCACCCGATCAACTACGAGGTGCCGGAAGGGATCACCGTCGAAACCCCGAGCCAGACCGAAGTCGTCGTCAAGGGCGCCGACAAGCAGGTGGTGGGTCAGGTGGCCGCCGAAATCCGTGGTTTCCGTCCGCCGGAGCCTTACAAGGGTAAGGGTGTCAAATACGCGGGTGAGCAGATCATCCGTAAGGAAGCCAAGAAGAAGTAA
- the rplE gene encoding 50S ribosomal protein L5, whose product MARLKDYYRDTVVAQLMERFGYKSVMEVPRITKITLNMGLGEAVADKKIIDNAVGDMIKISGQKPVVTLARKSVAGFKIRDGWPIGCKVTLRRERMYEFLDRLINISIPRIRDFRGLNGKSFDGRGNYSMGVKEQIIFPEIDYDKIDALRGMDITVTTTAKTDEEARALLQAFNFPFKN is encoded by the coding sequence ATGGCACGACTCAAAGATTATTATCGTGATACCGTGGTGGCCCAGCTCATGGAGCGTTTTGGCTATAAGAGCGTCATGGAAGTGCCGCGTATCACCAAGATCACGCTCAACATGGGTCTGGGCGAGGCTGTCGCTGACAAGAAGATCATCGACAATGCCGTCGGCGACATGATCAAGATTTCCGGTCAGAAGCCTGTCGTGACCCTGGCGCGGAAGTCCGTCGCTGGCTTCAAGATCCGTGACGGTTGGCCGATCGGCTGCAAGGTGACCCTGCGCCGTGAGCGTATGTACGAATTCCTGGATCGGTTGATCAATATCTCGATCCCGCGTATCCGTGATTTCCGTGGACTGAATGGCAAGTCCTTCGATGGCCGTGGCAACTACAGCATGGGCGTGAAGGAGCAGATCATCTTCCCGGAAATCGATTACGACAAGATCGACGCGCTGCGTGGCATGGATATCACCGTGACCACCACCGCGAAGACGGATGAGGAAGCCCGCGCCCTGCTGCAGGCTTTCAACTTCCCGTTCAAGAACTGA
- the rpmD gene encoding 50S ribosomal protein L30, whose product MANANKVKVTLVRSLNGRLKNHQACARGLGLRRMHHTVEVLDTPENRGMINKISYMLKIEEA is encoded by the coding sequence ATGGCGAACGCGAACAAGGTCAAGGTTACCCTGGTCCGCAGTCTGAATGGTCGTCTGAAGAACCATCAGGCCTGCGCGCGCGGTCTGGGTCTGCGCCGCATGCACCACACGGTGGAAGTGCTGGACACCCCGGAAAACCGCGGAATGATCAACAAGATCTCGTACATGCTGAAGATTGAGGAAGCCTAA
- the rpsE gene encoding 30S ribosomal protein S5, whose product MANFDNSSNTDGLQEKLVAVNRVAKVVKGGRQFGFTALAVVGDGNGKVGFGYGKAREVPVAIQKAMEKARKNMCTVSLKEGTLQFPMTHRHGAAKVFMQPASEGTGIIAGGAMRAVFEVAGVRNVLAKCIGSRNPMNVVRATIGGLAAMASPESIAAKRGKKVEEITG is encoded by the coding sequence ATGGCAAATTTCGATAATTCGTCCAATACCGACGGCCTGCAGGAAAAGCTGGTCGCCGTCAATCGAGTCGCCAAGGTGGTCAAGGGTGGCCGCCAGTTCGGTTTCACCGCCCTGGCTGTGGTCGGCGATGGGAATGGCAAGGTCGGCTTCGGTTATGGCAAGGCGCGTGAAGTGCCGGTGGCCATCCAGAAGGCGATGGAGAAGGCGCGCAAGAACATGTGCACCGTCTCCCTGAAGGAAGGCACGCTGCAGTTCCCGATGACCCACCGCCATGGTGCGGCCAAGGTCTTCATGCAGCCGGCCTCCGAAGGTACCGGTATCATCGCCGGTGGCGCCATGCGTGCCGTGTTCGAGGTTGCCGGGGTGCGCAACGTGCTGGCCAAGTGCATCGGCTCGCGCAACCCGATGAACGTGGTGCGTGCCACCATCGGTGGCCTGGCCGCCATGGCGTCGCCGGAAAGCATTGCCGCCAAGCGCGGCAAGAAAGTCGAAGAGATTACGGGTTAA
- the rplR gene encoding 50S ribosomal protein L18: MDKKATRLRRARKARAKIRELGQHRLCVFRTPRHIYAQVIAPNGSEVVAAASTVEADVKKGLKATGNCDAATTVGKLIAERAKAKGVSAVAFDRSGFKYHGRLKALADAARESGLEF; encoded by the coding sequence ATGGATAAGAAAGCTACTCGTTTGCGCCGCGCCCGCAAGGCCCGTGCCAAGATTCGTGAGCTGGGTCAGCACCGTCTGTGCGTGTTCCGGACCCCGCGTCACATTTACGCCCAGGTGATCGCACCTAATGGCTCCGAGGTCGTGGCCGCCGCATCCACCGTCGAGGCGGATGTGAAGAAGGGCCTGAAGGCGACCGGCAACTGCGATGCTGCCACGACAGTGGGCAAGCTGATTGCTGAGCGTGCCAAGGCCAAGGGCGTATCGGCAGTGGCCTTTGACCGGTCCGGGTTCAAGTACCACGGCCGTCTGAAGGCTCTGGCTGATGCTGCCCGCGAAAGCGGCCTGGAATTCTAA
- the rplX gene encoding 50S ribosomal protein L24, whose protein sequence is MNRIRKGDEVVVIAGKDKGRRGTVQRVMDNDKIVVQGINMVKKHQKPNPAQGVSGGIIEKEMPLNVSNVMLYNPATGKGDRVGFKILEDGRKVRYFKSNEEVVDA, encoded by the coding sequence ATGAACAGAATTCGTAAAGGTGACGAAGTAGTCGTGATCGCGGGCAAGGACAAGGGCCGTCGTGGCACCGTCCAGCGTGTGATGGATAACGACAAGATCGTCGTGCAGGGCATCAACATGGTCAAGAAACACCAGAAGCCGAATCCGGCTCAGGGTGTTTCCGGTGGCATTATCGAAAAGGAAATGCCCCTGAATGTGTCCAATGTGATGCTGTACAACCCGGCCACCGGCAAGGGTGACCGCGTTGGATTCAAGATTCTGGAGGACGGCCGCAAGGTCCGTTACTTCAAGTCCAACGAAGAAGTAGTGGACGCATAA
- the rpmC gene encoding 50S ribosomal protein L29, whose amino-acid sequence MKATELREKSVDELQGELLSKLEDQFKLRMQKAVGQVQSPSQIKSVRRDIARIKTVLNEKKRNG is encoded by the coding sequence ATGAAAGCGACCGAACTTCGTGAAAAGAGCGTCGACGAGCTCCAGGGTGAGCTGCTGAGCAAGCTCGAGGACCAGTTCAAGCTGCGCATGCAGAAGGCCGTTGGCCAGGTGCAGTCGCCCAGCCAGATCAAGAGCGTGCGTCGCGATATCGCGCGCATCAAGACGGTCCTGAACGAAAAGAAACGTAACGGGTGA
- the rplN gene encoding 50S ribosomal protein L14, whose protein sequence is MIQMQTVLDVADNSGARRIQCIKVLGGSHRRYAGIGDIIKVSVKDAIPRGKVKKGEVYNAVVVRTAKGVRRPDGSLIRFDGNAAVLLNNKLEPIGTRIFGPVTRELRTERFMKIISLAPEVL, encoded by the coding sequence ATGATTCAGATGCAGACCGTTTTGGATGTGGCCGACAACAGTGGTGCGCGCAGAATTCAGTGCATCAAAGTGTTGGGTGGCTCGCATCGCCGCTACGCCGGTATCGGCGACATTATCAAGGTGAGCGTCAAGGACGCGATCCCGCGCGGCAAGGTGAAGAAGGGTGAAGTGTACAATGCGGTCGTGGTTCGCACCGCCAAGGGCGTGCGTCGCCCTGATGGTTCGCTGATCCGTTTTGACGGCAATGCTGCCGTGCTGCTCAACAACAAGCTTGAGCCGATCGGCACCCGTATCTTCGGCCCGGTGACGCGTGAACTGCGTACCGAGCGTTTCATGAAGATCATTTCTCTTGCGCCTGAAGTGCTGTAA
- the rpsQ gene encoding 30S ribosomal protein S17, producing the protein MSEETKLERTVTGRVVSDKMDKTITVLVERRVRHPLYGKYVRRSTKLHAHDANNECKTGDTVMVRECRPMSKTKTWSLVKVVERASE; encoded by the coding sequence ATGAGTGAAGAAACCAAACTTGAGCGCACCGTCACCGGGCGCGTTGTGTCCGACAAGATGGACAAGACGATCACCGTGCTCGTAGAGCGCCGTGTTCGCCATCCGCTGTATGGCAAGTATGTGCGTCGCTCCACCAAGCTGCATGCGCATGATGCCAACAACGAGTGCAAGACCGGTGATACGGTCATGGTCCGCGAGTGTCGCCCGATGTCCAAAACCAAGACCTGGTCTCTGGTTAAGGTCGTCGAGCGCGCGAGCGAGTAA
- the rpsH gene encoding 30S ribosomal protein S8: MSMSDPVADMLTRIRNGQQAGKVQVSMPASSLKAAIAQVMKDEGYIADFKVEEQEGNKRSLVVSLKYYDGKPVIAKLKRVSRPGLRVFRGKDEIPTVLGGLGVAIVSTSKGVMSDRAAREAGHGGEVLCTVE; the protein is encoded by the coding sequence ATGAGTATGTCTGATCCGGTCGCCGACATGCTGACCCGCATCCGCAATGGTCAGCAGGCCGGCAAGGTCCAGGTTTCCATGCCCGCTTCCTCCCTCAAGGCCGCCATTGCGCAGGTCATGAAGGACGAAGGCTATATTGCCGACTTCAAGGTCGAGGAGCAGGAAGGCAACAAGCGCAGCCTCGTGGTTTCGCTCAAGTACTACGATGGCAAGCCGGTTATCGCCAAGCTCAAGCGCGTGAGTCGCCCGGGCCTGCGTGTGTTCCGTGGCAAGGACGAAATCCCGACCGTGCTTGGCGGGCTGGGTGTCGCCATTGTCTCCACGTCCAAAGGTGTCATGAGCGATCGCGCTGCCCGTGAAGCGGGCCATGGCGGCGAAGTGCTCTGCACGGTCGAGTAA
- the rpsN gene encoding 30S ribosomal protein S14 encodes MAKTSMLQRELKRTKTVAKYAAKRAELKAIIKDPSVDFEQRMEAVAKLQKLPRDASPSRQRNRCNLTGRPHGYYRKFGLGRNKLREAAMRGDVPGLVKSSW; translated from the coding sequence ATGGCAAAGACTTCCATGTTGCAGCGCGAACTCAAGCGCACCAAGACGGTAGCCAAGTACGCCGCCAAGCGTGCTGAGCTGAAGGCAATCATCAAGGATCCGAGCGTTGACTTCGAGCAGCGTATGGAGGCCGTCGCCAAGCTGCAGAAGCTGCCGCGTGATGCGAGCCCGTCCCGTCAGCGCAATCGCTGCAACCTGACTGGCCGTCCGCACGGCTACTATCGCAAGTTCGGTCTTGGCCGTAACAAGCTCCGCGAAGCCGCCATGCGCGGCGATGTGCCGGGCCTGGTCAAGTCCAGCTGGTAA